In the genome of Bacillus sp. S3, one region contains:
- a CDS encoding ABC transporter permease, which produces MSFNEFFKKHIRKIYLILVVILGAFLINTVVLLLTGKDVAMVYSTLFTGAFGDQWSIANSIRWALPLMFTGLAFAVAFRGGMFNVGAEGQLYLGAFAAAWVGFTFIDLPKLILIPLCIIAAGVVGAAWSMLAGWLKLKFKANEVVTTLMLNYVAILFTEYLIRYPFYEPGTAGESGASKEIASQAMLNVLLAGSNITTGIFFALILIIIVYYWNTKTSSGYEINIIGNNERFANFSGIQVPRGKMLVMAVSGAIAGFGGAIEILGIHHRFIINFSNGLGFDGIVVSLLSNNNPLFIPLSALFMGAMKSGGITLEMVGDVPKAMVNILLGVIIMLITIKKVPFLSKSKK; this is translated from the coding sequence ATGTCCTTTAATGAATTTTTCAAAAAACACATTAGAAAAATTTATCTAATACTGGTTGTTATCCTAGGTGCATTCCTCATAAACACTGTGGTCCTTCTATTGACAGGTAAGGATGTAGCGATGGTCTATTCTACACTTTTTACGGGGGCTTTTGGTGATCAATGGAGTATTGCAAATTCCATTAGATGGGCATTACCCCTTATGTTTACTGGCCTCGCTTTTGCAGTTGCATTCAGAGGTGGGATGTTTAATGTAGGTGCTGAAGGTCAATTATACCTAGGTGCTTTCGCAGCAGCATGGGTAGGGTTTACCTTCATTGATCTACCAAAATTAATCCTCATTCCTTTATGTATAATTGCAGCTGGAGTTGTCGGGGCGGCATGGTCTATGTTGGCAGGTTGGTTAAAATTAAAATTTAAAGCAAATGAAGTTGTTACTACGCTGATGCTAAACTATGTAGCCATATTATTTACCGAATACTTAATTAGGTATCCATTTTATGAACCAGGCACTGCCGGTGAAAGTGGGGCATCAAAGGAAATTGCCTCCCAAGCCATGCTTAACGTACTTTTGGCAGGAAGTAATATAACTACAGGAATATTTTTTGCTTTAATTTTAATTATCATCGTATATTATTGGAATACTAAAACTTCATCTGGGTACGAGATTAATATAATCGGAAATAATGAAAGATTTGCTAATTTTTCCGGAATTCAAGTACCGAGAGGAAAAATGTTAGTAATGGCTGTGAGTGGCGCAATTGCAGGTTTTGGGGGAGCTATAGAAATCCTTGGAATTCATCACCGTTTTATTATTAACTTTTCAAATGGATTAGGTTTTGATGGGATTGTTGTTTCGTTGCTAAGTAACAATAACCCATTATTTATACCATTGTCTGCACTATTTATGGGTGCAATGAAAAGCGGAGGGATCACATTAGAAATGGTAGGTGATGTCCCAAAAGCAATGGTAAATATATTGCTGGGCGTAATCATCATGCTCATAACAATTAAAAAAGTCCCGTTTTTATCGAAGAGCAAGAAGTGA
- a CDS encoding ABC transporter ATP-binding protein — protein sequence MQYELEARNITKRFSATLANDNVSLCVKAGEVHALVGENGAGKSTLMNILYGMLSPDSGEILYRGKQVRLKSPNDALALGIGMVHQHFMLSPSLSVAENIVLGKPPKRKFVWKPNEFRKEIERIQEEFDLKIPLDTKVQDISVGLMQRVEIIKILFKGARLIILDEPTATLTPQETKTLFQTIRKLTKRGYSIIFITHKLREVMEISDRITAMRAGKTIGTVNTSEVQPRDIARMMIGRDIDGLQKSQIKTGTLSLEIKDLTVIGDQKKIEVDNFSLRLYSGEILGIAGVEGNGQTELSEAIIGVRNITSGSITLNGKTISNDSVRNRMLQGLAHIPQDRMREGLALSNSITENIIINKHNVPPIAKRGIINWKKARELSKALIQTYSIKTPSEAEHAKNLSGGNMQKIIVARELSRDPNVVVACQPTRGVDIGSSKYIRQMLVNVRERGGAVLLISADLDEILELCDRIIVIYEGRISGELLDSNANEEKLGQMMFGTHYQEARYDVL from the coding sequence ATGCAATATGAACTTGAGGCAAGGAATATTACCAAGCGATTCTCTGCTACTTTAGCTAATGACAATGTTTCTCTGTGTGTAAAAGCTGGGGAAGTCCATGCCCTTGTTGGGGAGAACGGGGCAGGAAAGTCTACATTAATGAATATTTTATACGGCATGCTTAGTCCAGACTCCGGTGAAATTCTTTATCGAGGCAAACAAGTTAGGCTAAAGTCGCCTAACGATGCTCTTGCCTTAGGTATTGGCATGGTACATCAACATTTTATGCTTTCCCCTTCTTTATCTGTTGCTGAGAATATCGTCTTAGGAAAACCTCCAAAAAGGAAATTTGTGTGGAAACCGAATGAATTTAGGAAAGAAATTGAACGAATCCAAGAGGAGTTTGATTTAAAAATTCCTTTAGACACTAAGGTTCAGGATATTTCTGTAGGGCTGATGCAGCGTGTAGAGATTATTAAAATTCTTTTTAAAGGAGCAAGGTTAATTATCCTTGATGAGCCAACAGCTACCTTAACCCCTCAAGAAACAAAAACTCTTTTTCAGACAATAAGAAAATTAACTAAGAGAGGTTATTCCATCATATTTATCACCCATAAATTGCGTGAGGTTATGGAGATTTCAGACAGAATCACCGCAATGAGGGCCGGAAAGACGATTGGCACAGTTAATACAAGTGAGGTGCAGCCAAGGGATATTGCCAGAATGATGATTGGAAGAGATATTGATGGCTTGCAAAAGTCACAAATAAAAACCGGCACACTCAGTTTGGAAATAAAAGATTTAACTGTTATAGGAGACCAAAAAAAAATAGAAGTAGATAATTTTTCCCTTCGACTATATAGTGGCGAAATACTCGGTATAGCAGGAGTTGAAGGAAACGGACAAACGGAACTTTCTGAAGCAATTATTGGTGTGCGAAATATAACAAGTGGTTCTATAACGCTAAATGGGAAAACTATTTCAAATGATTCTGTAAGGAACCGAATGTTACAGGGGCTTGCCCATATTCCTCAGGATAGAATGAGGGAGGGCCTAGCATTATCCAATTCTATCACCGAAAATATTATCATTAATAAACATAATGTACCACCAATTGCCAAAAGGGGCATTATTAATTGGAAAAAAGCAAGGGAATTAAGTAAGGCATTAATTCAAACATATTCTATTAAAACTCCTTCAGAGGCAGAGCATGCAAAGAATTTATCCGGTGGAAATATGCAAAAAATTATCGTTGCAAGAGAGCTTTCACGTGATCCTAACGTAGTAGTCGCCTGCCAGCCTACCAGAGGAGTTGATATCGGATCCTCCAAATATATCAGACAAATGCTCGTCAATGTTAGAGAGCGGGGAGGGGCCGTTCTTCTTATCTCAGCAGATCTTGACGAAATATTGGAACTTTGCGACCGAATTATTGTGATTTATGAAGGAAGGATTTCTGGGGAGCTGCTGGACTCAAATGCCAATGAAGAAAAATTGGGGCAAATGATGTTCGGTACACATTATCAGGAGGCTAGGTATGATGTCCTTTAA
- a CDS encoding PTS glucose transporter subunit IIA: protein MLFKKNKKSENIAIQSPLNAEVIKLESVPDPVFSQKMMGEGIGFIPTNGEIYSPISGKVTQVFPTKHAIGLMTEDGVELLLHLGLETVELNGEGFDILIESGDRVQAQDRIGSFDLTFIEEKGKEIISVLVFPNLKEKGKELTLSKTGEVKVGTEIANLHK from the coding sequence ATGTTATTTAAAAAAAATAAAAAGTCTGAGAACATTGCGATTCAAAGCCCATTGAACGCAGAAGTGATTAAATTAGAAAGTGTACCAGATCCTGTTTTCTCGCAAAAAATGATGGGAGAAGGAATCGGTTTTATCCCAACAAACGGAGAAATATACTCTCCAATCAGCGGAAAAGTAACACAAGTATTCCCAACAAAGCATGCGATCGGATTAATGACGGAGGACGGTGTAGAATTACTCTTACACCTTGGCCTAGAAACTGTCGAATTAAATGGGGAAGGTTTTGACATACTAATTGAGTCAGGCGACAGGGTTCAAGCACAAGACCGAATAGGTTCATTTGATTTAACGTTTATCGAGGAAAAAGGAAAAGAAATTATCTCTGTACTCGTCTTCCCTAATCTAAAGGAAAAAGGAAAAGAGCTGACCTTGTCTAAAACAGGAGAAGTAAAAGTTGGAACTGAAATAGCAAATTTACATAAATGA
- a CDS encoding MurR/RpiR family transcriptional regulator: MKIEEIINKNYKHFSDIDENIAKYVLDHKDTIGRMGINEVAQNSFTSKSSVLRFSQKLGFSGFSEFKNYIKREAARKMDYQEPHELFDQVITDIEKTVEYLKNVDLHSIYEALDECKDIYILSTGVAQVNQANELQRLFMMSGRSVHILPGSIYSSEYRRIIENVTEEDLIFVLSLSGENPTLDGVLDIPKVKGAKTISLTNFKSNSLAGKADFKLYASSTLNPAPQNWWTQSVSSFFVVLEALLFGYMDYRSRKDIEG, translated from the coding sequence TTGAAGATTGAAGAAATCATTAATAAAAATTACAAACACTTTAGTGATATTGATGAGAATATTGCTAAATATGTTCTTGACCACAAGGATACGATTGGTCGCATGGGAATCAATGAAGTTGCACAAAACAGTTTTACATCAAAATCTTCTGTCTTGCGTTTTTCTCAAAAATTAGGCTTTAGTGGTTTTAGTGAATTTAAGAATTATATTAAGCGAGAAGCAGCAAGAAAGATGGATTACCAAGAACCACATGAATTATTTGATCAAGTCATTACAGATATAGAAAAAACCGTAGAGTATTTGAAAAATGTCGATCTACACTCTATTTATGAAGCTTTAGATGAATGTAAAGACATCTATATTTTGTCAACAGGCGTTGCACAAGTAAACCAAGCGAATGAATTACAGCGGCTCTTTATGATGAGTGGTCGTTCTGTGCACATTCTGCCAGGTTCTATATACTCTTCCGAATATAGAAGGATTATCGAAAATGTTACAGAGGAAGATCTAATTTTCGTATTATCCCTCTCAGGTGAAAACCCAACTTTGGATGGTGTGTTGGACATTCCAAAAGTAAAAGGCGCTAAGACTATATCACTTACAAATTTTAAAAGTAATTCGTTAGCCGGAAAAGCTGATTTTAAATTATACGCCTCTAGCACACTAAACCCAGCACCGCAAAACTGGTGGACCCAGTCTGTTTCTTCCTTTTTTGTGGTGTTAGAAGCATTACTATTCGGATACATGGATTATAGGAGTAGAAAAGATATCGAAGGGTAG